From Synoicihabitans lomoniglobus, the proteins below share one genomic window:
- a CDS encoding DUF2721 domain-containing protein, whose amino-acid sequence MDLALSTPALLFPAISLLFLAYTNRFLHLAALIRKLHSDHLAGNDPCAKEQILNLHRRLSLIRWMQIWGVASLLGCTLAMVCLFFGWGSTGSMVFVASVLAMTVSLALSLREIFISGGALAILLAQLENSPRAKS is encoded by the coding sequence ATGGACCTCGCCCTCTCCACTCCGGCACTCCTGTTTCCGGCGATCAGCCTGCTGTTTCTCGCCTACACGAATCGGTTCCTGCACCTCGCGGCGCTGATCCGCAAGCTACACTCCGATCACCTCGCGGGCAACGATCCCTGTGCCAAAGAGCAGATTCTCAATTTGCATCGCCGGCTCAGCCTCATCCGCTGGATGCAGATCTGGGGTGTGGCCAGCCTGCTGGGATGCACCCTCGCCATGGTGTGCCTGTTTTTTGGCTGGGGCTCGACCGGCTCGATGGTTTTCGTGGCGAGTGTGCTCGCGATGACCGTCTCCCTCGCGTTGTCCCTGCGGGAGATTTTTATCTCCGGTGGCGCCTTGGCCATTCTGCTCGCCCAACTGGAAAACTCCCCTCGGGCCAAATCCTGA
- a CDS encoding GNAT family N-acetyltransferase — translation MRLRSTPFDPEQFAVWREHSIAAFAADKIAAGTWSADQAPALAVASFDESLPQGSDTTGHAIRRVINDATEELIGWFWVGPATHSAPGTAWLFDIEIVPEHRGQGHGRAVLKLAEDEARTLGFSTLGLHVFAHNPVARHLYEACDFQLTDLNYAKKL, via the coding sequence ATGCGCTTGCGTTCCACGCCATTTGACCCCGAGCAATTCGCCGTTTGGCGCGAGCACAGTATTGCGGCGTTTGCTGCCGACAAGATCGCCGCCGGCACTTGGTCAGCTGATCAAGCGCCCGCCCTGGCCGTCGCATCTTTCGATGAATCACTCCCCCAAGGATCGGATACAACCGGTCACGCGATCCGCCGCGTAATCAACGACGCAACTGAAGAACTGATCGGTTGGTTCTGGGTCGGTCCCGCCACCCACAGCGCGCCGGGAACCGCTTGGTTGTTCGATATCGAAATCGTGCCGGAGCATCGCGGCCAGGGCCACGGTCGAGCTGTGCTCAAATTGGCCGAAGACGAAGCGCGGACGCTGGGTTTCAGCACGCTCGGCCTCCATGTGTTTGCGCACAACCCCGTGGCGCGCCATCTCTATGAGGCCTGTGATTTCCAACTCACCGACCTGAACTACGCCAAAAAACTGTAA
- a CDS encoding YdeI/OmpD-associated family protein, with product MSRDPRIDTYIAHAQPFAQPILKHLRELVHQAVPEVVETIKWGAPAYTLKGKQVCLTASFKAHCALSFWAKAMEEVLAADGIGPQEGMGNLGKITDLTDLPARTKLIRYLQTAARLATAAPAGRPTAKTRKPTLATPPELASALQQPSHAAAAHTWTAFTPAKRREYIEWITTAKQDATRARRLATTLQWLAEGKTRHWKYQNC from the coding sequence ATGTCCCGCGATCCCCGTATCGACACCTACATCGCCCACGCGCAGCCGTTCGCCCAGCCCATTCTGAAGCACCTGCGTGAACTGGTGCATCAAGCCGTCCCCGAGGTGGTGGAAACCATCAAATGGGGAGCCCCGGCCTACACGCTGAAAGGCAAGCAGGTATGCCTGACCGCCAGTTTCAAAGCCCATTGCGCTTTGTCCTTCTGGGCCAAAGCCATGGAGGAGGTGCTCGCGGCCGACGGCATCGGGCCACAGGAGGGTATGGGCAACCTCGGCAAGATCACCGACCTGACCGACCTTCCCGCCCGAACCAAACTCATCCGTTACCTGCAAACGGCCGCGCGACTGGCCACCGCCGCTCCCGCCGGTCGACCCACCGCGAAAACTCGCAAGCCCACGCTCGCCACGCCGCCGGAGCTCGCCTCCGCTCTCCAACAACCGTCCCACGCCGCGGCCGCCCACACGTGGACCGCCTTCACTCCCGCCAAACGCCGTGAATACATCGAGTGGATCACGACCGCCAAGCAGGACGCCACCCGCGCCCGCCGCCTCGCGACCACCCTCCAGTGGCTGGCCGAAGGCAAGACTCGCCACTGGAAATACCAGAACTGCTAA
- a CDS encoding CHASE domain-containing protein: MIPSFLHRTATAWIILGLSLVATFIGWRFSVEYTEQVAQERFTFATDEAELLIEERMLEYEQALRGGVGLFGASSPISRDDWRHYVETLRIQRYFPGIQGMGFARLIPPEALADFEADIRRQGFPDFKVTPAGPRDIYTAIEFLEPFDARNQRAFGYDMFSHPVRRAAMARSRDTGEAAMSGRVVLLQETDTDIQPGVLTYLPVYRRDHPTSTIAERREALVGYVYAPFRMRDLMSGILEHTRREVDVQVYDGPTVNPATFLHQTFTPDAVAGAPGEPRFTETRQMTISGQLWTIVYTTNENFDQATVNYLSNFVVGTGIAIDLLLFTIIAALGARYRSEHVAATTSAAKAQQYAYRHAAILKSAGSVIVAANAEGVIVEFNPAAEKMLGYTAAEMIDRETPAVFHDPDEIAQRAGQFSKELGRPLEPGFEVFVAKSDLNLPNTHEWTYISKDGNRIPVLLTVTALRDSNDAITGYLGVAHDISVQAQAQRRLANTLAEVKSLTAALNEHSVIAVTDLNGFIREANDKFCDIYGYAPEEFIGQDYGMLKSGVHDGAFFAQMWGVISSGRPWHGEICNRAKDGRLRWIDTSVLPVLDADGVPRKYIAVSTDITPQRQLVKRLELTQHIAAIGGWDVDLIAGTVRWTDVTYDIHELERGSPIDLDQGIAFYHPNDRQRVRDVVENAIATGESWDLELRITTAKGHEKWVRAVGRVEMSGDNAIALFGTFQDIHETKTAQLALRASEERFRTLAAVLPIGIWEVNAEGDCLYTNRAYQESTELTLEETLGRGYTTAVHPEDVDGLFAAWNRFVTGTESFEHEFRFRTKSGQIRWVHSQGTAIKRDGQTLGYVGANLDITESRQAMNDMAASLHEKEILLREVHHRVKNNLQLVSSLLNLQAGYISDPTTLTVFRESQQRIRSMALVHEMLYAHTSLASIQIDVYLKELAGSLRRNFPDFAARILPSFNIAPLHIQPEKAIPLGLIVNELLTNAFKHGMRDDSPLEISIDLQPDTAGRAVLQFSDNGPGMPADVEVKTPKSLGLRLISLLSRQLQATVTLPQAGQPAHFEFILPIDPPSTADK, translated from the coding sequence GTGATACCCTCCTTCCTGCATCGAACGGCCACCGCTTGGATAATTCTGGGACTGTCTCTCGTGGCGACGTTCATCGGCTGGCGGTTTTCCGTGGAATACACCGAACAAGTGGCGCAGGAGCGTTTCACGTTCGCCACCGACGAGGCCGAGCTCCTGATCGAGGAGCGCATGCTGGAGTATGAGCAAGCGTTGCGCGGTGGCGTGGGCCTGTTCGGTGCCTCCTCCCCCATCTCCCGCGATGACTGGCGGCACTACGTCGAAACATTGCGAATCCAACGCTACTTTCCCGGCATCCAGGGCATGGGCTTTGCGCGGCTGATTCCGCCCGAAGCGTTGGCCGATTTTGAAGCCGATATTCGTCGACAGGGTTTCCCTGATTTCAAGGTGACTCCGGCGGGACCCCGCGACATCTACACGGCGATCGAATTTCTGGAGCCCTTCGATGCGCGCAATCAACGCGCCTTTGGCTACGACATGTTTTCGCATCCGGTTCGCCGCGCCGCCATGGCACGATCCCGCGACACCGGTGAAGCGGCCATGTCGGGCCGGGTCGTGTTGCTGCAGGAAACCGACACGGACATCCAGCCCGGCGTCTTGACCTACCTGCCGGTCTATCGCCGGGATCACCCCACGAGCACGATCGCGGAACGGCGGGAGGCCCTGGTGGGCTACGTCTACGCCCCGTTTCGCATGCGGGACCTCATGTCCGGCATCCTCGAGCACACCCGGCGCGAGGTGGACGTGCAGGTCTATGACGGCCCGACCGTGAATCCCGCCACATTCCTGCACCAGACTTTCACTCCCGACGCGGTGGCCGGGGCCCCGGGCGAACCTCGTTTCACGGAGACCCGACAGATGACGATCTCGGGCCAACTCTGGACCATCGTCTACACCACCAACGAGAATTTCGATCAAGCGACCGTAAACTACTTGTCCAACTTCGTCGTCGGCACGGGCATCGCCATCGACCTGCTCCTGTTCACCATCATTGCGGCTCTCGGTGCCCGCTATCGGTCGGAGCATGTGGCCGCCACCACCTCGGCTGCCAAGGCTCAACAATACGCCTACCGCCACGCGGCGATATTGAAAAGCGCGGGCTCCGTGATCGTCGCCGCGAACGCGGAGGGTGTCATCGTCGAGTTCAATCCGGCGGCGGAAAAAATGCTGGGCTACACCGCGGCCGAAATGATTGACCGCGAAACCCCCGCCGTCTTTCACGACCCCGACGAGATCGCCCAACGCGCCGGGCAGTTCAGCAAAGAGTTGGGGCGACCACTCGAACCCGGTTTTGAGGTGTTCGTCGCCAAGTCGGATCTCAACCTGCCCAACACCCATGAGTGGACCTACATCAGCAAAGACGGGAACCGCATCCCGGTCCTGCTGACCGTTACCGCGCTGCGCGACAGCAACGATGCCATCACCGGTTACTTGGGCGTCGCGCATGACATCTCCGTGCAAGCGCAAGCCCAGCGCCGACTCGCCAACACTCTGGCCGAGGTCAAGTCCCTCACCGCGGCGCTCAACGAACATTCCGTCATCGCCGTCACCGATCTCAACGGGTTCATCCGCGAGGCCAACGACAAGTTTTGCGACATCTACGGCTACGCCCCCGAGGAGTTCATCGGCCAGGACTACGGCATGCTGAAATCCGGGGTCCATGATGGGGCATTTTTCGCCCAGATGTGGGGCGTCATTTCGTCCGGTCGACCTTGGCACGGCGAGATTTGCAACCGGGCCAAAGACGGCCGCCTTCGCTGGATCGACACCAGCGTCCTTCCCGTGCTCGACGCCGACGGCGTGCCCCGCAAATACATTGCCGTCAGCACCGACATCACGCCTCAACGCCAGCTGGTCAAGCGACTCGAACTCACGCAGCACATCGCCGCCATCGGAGGCTGGGACGTGGATCTGATCGCTGGCACCGTCCGGTGGACCGACGTGACCTACGACATCCACGAGTTGGAACGCGGATCACCCATCGATCTTGATCAGGGCATCGCCTTTTACCACCCCAACGACCGGCAACGCGTCCGCGACGTCGTGGAAAACGCGATCGCGACCGGAGAATCCTGGGACTTGGAGTTGCGCATCACCACCGCCAAGGGCCACGAGAAGTGGGTGCGGGCGGTGGGTCGCGTCGAGATGAGCGGCGACAACGCCATCGCCCTGTTCGGCACCTTCCAGGATATCCACGAAACCAAGACGGCCCAGCTCGCTCTGCGCGCCAGCGAAGAACGGTTCCGCACCCTTGCCGCCGTCCTCCCCATCGGCATCTGGGAAGTCAACGCCGAGGGCGACTGCCTCTACACCAACCGGGCCTACCAGGAGAGCACGGAGCTGACCTTGGAGGAAACGCTGGGACGCGGTTACACCACGGCCGTCCATCCCGAGGATGTGGACGGACTGTTTGCAGCGTGGAATCGCTTTGTGACGGGCACCGAGAGTTTCGAACACGAGTTTCGCTTCCGCACGAAATCGGGCCAGATTCGCTGGGTGCACTCCCAGGGCACCGCGATCAAACGCGACGGCCAAACTCTCGGCTACGTTGGCGCCAATCTCGATATCACCGAAAGCCGCCAAGCCATGAACGACATGGCCGCGTCCCTGCACGAAAAAGAAATCCTGCTGCGCGAGGTGCACCACCGGGTGAAGAACAACCTGCAACTCGTCTCCAGCCTGCTGAACCTGCAGGCCGGCTACATCAGCGACCCGACCACGCTCACGGTTTTTCGGGAAAGCCAGCAACGCATCCGCTCCATGGCCCTCGTCCATGAGATGCTCTACGCCCACACCTCTCTGGCCAGCATCCAAATCGATGTTTACCTCAAGGAACTGGCGGGGTCGCTGCGCCGCAACTTTCCGGACTTTGCCGCCCGCATCCTGCCGAGTTTCAACATCGCGCCGCTACACATTCAGCCCGAAAAGGCCATTCCCCTCGGTCTCATCGTGAACGAACTCCTCACCAATGCCTTCAAACACGGCATGCGTGACGATTCCCCGCTCGAGATCTCCATCGACCTGCAACCCGATACCGCGGGCCGGGCGGTGCTGCAGTTTTCCGACAATGGCCCGGGCATGCCGGCCGATGTCGAAGTCAAAACCCCGAAGTCACTCGGACTGCGCCTCATCTCCCTGCTTTCGCGGCAGTTGCAGGCCACCGTCACCCTTCCGCAAGCTGGTCAACCCGCCCACTTCGAGTTCATTCTGCCCATCGACCCGCCCTCGACCGCCGATAAATGA
- a CDS encoding response regulator: MNALPRILIVEDEAILAEDMRESLQSQAFEVVDIVDSAADALDRALQLRPDLIMMDIHLRGNDDGVTAAQTIREQLDVPIVFLTAHSDRATLDRAKATSPYGYLIKPFQDQELRATVEMATYRHKADAQLGRMERWLRTTLQSISDGVVTVDLQRRVTFLNPVAELVLGWNRRDAVGKSYQEVFRLSDQAGHPVVDPIRTVIENGETLHFDHSYMIETKDGRRRRVDDSITPIRDEHDAITGAIIIFRDATEKWELERKQQRAEKRIQEAQRMESLGMLAAGVAHDFNNLMAVVIGNADLLRQPAVTPSDHEESITEILTAAKRVAGLCAQMLSYSENDHQTPLEPLDITRLLAATTGQLRTQQPANVEIHTAPSSPSLRALGNPGRLRQLFTNLLLNAFEAFQDQPGRIDIEVVTVTALPGDLRITPDQDSVGGCWIKLTVRDNGCGMDAATRDHIFDPFFSTKFVGRGLGMSIAFNVVKLHHGGLGVTSTPDAGTCFDLYLPCAKDAPATAESSRAPFARVAEFSGRAMVVNHDADERELITMILGAMGLGPVAVTDKCQPALDLIRQEPPPAVALFDLGTPGSSGTDILRDLRTTHSWIPVVLTGDGYSPAVADIIAADPFTIFVAKPFEVPDLAAAIRELLSRT, encoded by the coding sequence ATGAACGCGCTCCCCCGAATTCTCATCGTCGAAGACGAGGCGATTCTCGCCGAGGACATGCGTGAGTCCCTCCAAAGCCAAGCCTTCGAAGTGGTCGATATCGTCGACAGCGCCGCCGACGCCTTGGACCGGGCGCTGCAACTCCGGCCCGACCTCATCATGATGGATATTCACCTGCGCGGGAACGATGACGGGGTCACCGCCGCGCAGACGATTCGCGAGCAGTTGGACGTGCCCATCGTGTTTCTCACGGCCCACAGCGACCGGGCCACCCTCGATCGGGCCAAGGCGACCAGCCCCTACGGCTACTTGATCAAACCCTTTCAGGATCAGGAACTGCGCGCCACGGTCGAGATGGCCACCTACCGCCACAAAGCCGACGCCCAACTCGGCCGCATGGAGCGCTGGCTTCGCACCACCCTCCAGAGCATCAGCGACGGCGTGGTCACGGTCGACCTCCAGCGACGGGTCACGTTCCTCAACCCCGTCGCCGAGCTGGTCCTCGGATGGAACCGGCGGGACGCCGTCGGCAAATCCTATCAGGAGGTGTTTCGGTTGAGTGATCAAGCCGGTCATCCCGTCGTCGACCCCATCCGGACCGTCATCGAAAACGGCGAAACGCTGCACTTCGATCACAGCTACATGATCGAGACCAAAGACGGCCGCCGTCGCCGCGTCGACGACAGCATCACCCCGATCCGGGACGAGCACGACGCCATCACCGGCGCCATCATCATCTTCCGCGACGCCACCGAAAAATGGGAGCTGGAACGGAAACAGCAACGAGCCGAAAAACGCATTCAGGAGGCGCAACGCATGGAAAGCCTCGGCATGCTGGCGGCGGGGGTCGCGCACGATTTCAACAACCTGATGGCCGTGGTGATTGGCAACGCCGATCTCCTGCGCCAACCCGCGGTGACCCCGTCGGACCACGAGGAATCCATTACCGAGATTCTCACCGCCGCCAAACGGGTCGCCGGGCTGTGCGCCCAAATGCTCAGCTACTCCGAAAACGACCACCAAACTCCCTTGGAGCCGTTGGATATCACCCGACTTCTCGCCGCAACCACCGGGCAGTTGAGAACCCAGCAGCCCGCGAACGTGGAAATCCACACCGCTCCATCGAGCCCTTCACTGCGGGCGTTGGGTAACCCCGGGCGGTTGCGACAGCTGTTCACCAATCTGCTGCTCAATGCCTTCGAAGCATTTCAGGACCAACCCGGCCGCATCGACATCGAGGTGGTCACCGTTACCGCGCTCCCCGGTGATCTGCGCATCACCCCGGATCAGGATTCGGTCGGCGGATGCTGGATCAAGCTCACCGTCCGCGACAACGGCTGCGGCATGGACGCCGCCACCCGGGACCACATCTTTGATCCGTTCTTCTCCACCAAGTTCGTCGGGCGCGGTCTGGGCATGTCCATCGCGTTCAATGTCGTGAAGCTCCATCACGGCGGGCTCGGCGTCACCAGCACGCCGGACGCAGGCACATGCTTTGACCTCTATCTCCCCTGCGCCAAGGACGCCCCGGCCACCGCCGAAAGTTCCCGCGCTCCGTTCGCCCGGGTGGCCGAATTTTCCGGCCGCGCCATGGTGGTGAATCACGATGCCGATGAGCGCGAATTGATCACCATGATCCTGGGCGCGATGGGCCTGGGCCCCGTGGCCGTCACCGATAAATGCCAACCGGCCCTCGACCTGATCCGTCAGGAGCCGCCGCCCGCCGTCGCCCTCTTCGATCTGGGCACGCCCGGATCGTCCGGCACCGACATCCTGCGCGACTTGCGAACGACCCACTCCTGGATCCCGGTCGTGCTGACCGGCGACGGTTACTCCCCCGCAGTTGCCGACATCATCGCCGCCGATCCTTTCACCATCTTCGTCGCCAAACCGTTCGAAGTGCCAGACCTCGCTGCCGCCATTCGCGAGTTGCTCTCCCGCACCTGA
- a CDS encoding beta-galactosidase, producing MPATPLYHGVCYYPELWPAGDLERDIAEMQRLGINLVRMGEFAWSVIEPNEGEISLEYFKGVLDRLHAAGIAVVWCTPTPTPPIWLTHGHPERCFTDAAGVVMSHGSRQHASFENPDVRAACHRIVEACGAELGRHPAIVGWQIDNEFKCHVAEDFNPHAIAAWHGWLAERYGSIDELNAAWGTDVWSETYQRFDQVPAPVSTPFLHHASLSTAWRMFARERVAAFMDEQAAILRRHTEQPITHNFGVGFAVNLERMSTGLDFVSFDDYPSAANWSDGVFDHDLFRAAKPNRAHWVMETSVAHNGWFGAHETSHPKGFLAAEAVVSFALGARTMCYWLWRQQRGGCEMPHSAVMSAWFKPSIGHAEVQAVESARRALEPLLANSCPAPAEVALTWSDRGRVMLDVEPLGADRERHAVDYLATLKAWHRRLCDAGLPRDVRFEGAALDGLKVLFTPAMACVDEVFLDRVEAWVRAGGTWVCGPLTGTRTAEHNVPTDAGLGARLERLAGVEMVYAWPLTGSGTKGIVDSAREIPLAGWGMALRPSSEATRVRGVLRSDSPAEGLAWWTERDWGAGRIVMLTAEPEGDVGGKWLHEFVRSCAAEAGVASWGQPSPGTLIAPQCDANGESWWIAINCDGQGGTVVVPDGLTDAITGEAVAAGTLTVGRYAWRALKR from the coding sequence ATGCCTGCGACCCCTCTTTACCACGGTGTTTGTTATTACCCTGAGCTCTGGCCCGCCGGAGATCTCGAACGCGATATCGCGGAGATGCAGCGGCTCGGGATCAACCTGGTGCGGATGGGGGAGTTTGCGTGGTCGGTGATCGAACCGAATGAGGGCGAGATTTCACTCGAGTATTTCAAGGGCGTGCTGGATCGGTTGCACGCCGCCGGCATCGCCGTGGTGTGGTGCACGCCGACGCCGACGCCGCCGATTTGGCTGACGCACGGGCATCCGGAGCGGTGTTTTACGGACGCGGCCGGCGTGGTGATGAGTCATGGCAGTCGGCAACATGCCTCCTTTGAAAACCCCGACGTGCGGGCGGCCTGCCACCGCATCGTCGAGGCGTGTGGGGCGGAGCTGGGGCGGCATCCGGCGATTGTGGGATGGCAGATCGACAACGAGTTCAAGTGTCACGTGGCGGAGGATTTTAATCCGCACGCGATCGCGGCGTGGCACGGGTGGCTGGCCGAGCGTTACGGCTCGATCGATGAGCTCAACGCGGCGTGGGGCACGGATGTATGGAGCGAGACGTATCAACGTTTCGACCAAGTGCCCGCCCCGGTGTCGACGCCGTTTCTGCACCACGCGTCGTTGAGCACGGCGTGGCGGATGTTTGCGCGGGAACGCGTGGCGGCGTTCATGGATGAGCAGGCGGCGATCCTGCGGCGGCACACCGAGCAACCGATCACGCACAACTTTGGCGTGGGGTTTGCGGTCAATCTGGAGCGCATGAGCACGGGGTTGGATTTTGTGTCGTTCGACGATTACCCGTCGGCGGCGAATTGGAGCGACGGGGTGTTCGATCACGATCTGTTTCGGGCCGCCAAACCAAATCGGGCGCACTGGGTGATGGAAACGAGCGTGGCCCACAATGGCTGGTTCGGGGCCCACGAGACGTCCCACCCCAAGGGATTTTTGGCGGCGGAAGCGGTGGTGTCCTTCGCGCTCGGGGCACGCACGATGTGTTACTGGCTGTGGCGTCAGCAACGCGGGGGTTGTGAGATGCCGCACAGTGCGGTGATGAGTGCGTGGTTTAAGCCGAGCATCGGTCACGCCGAAGTGCAGGCGGTCGAGTCCGCGCGGCGAGCGTTGGAACCGCTGTTGGCGAACAGTTGCCCGGCCCCGGCGGAGGTGGCGCTGACGTGGAGCGACCGCGGCCGCGTGATGCTGGACGTCGAACCGTTGGGGGCCGATCGTGAGCGACATGCGGTGGATTATCTGGCGACGCTCAAAGCGTGGCACCGGCGGCTGTGCGATGCGGGGTTGCCGCGCGACGTGCGTTTCGAGGGGGCTGCGCTCGATGGGTTGAAGGTGCTGTTCACGCCCGCGATGGCGTGCGTGGACGAAGTGTTTCTCGATCGCGTGGAAGCCTGGGTGCGGGCGGGTGGCACCTGGGTGTGCGGTCCGCTGACGGGCACGCGGACGGCGGAGCACAATGTGCCAACCGATGCGGGCTTGGGGGCGCGGTTGGAGCGTCTTGCCGGGGTGGAGATGGTTTACGCGTGGCCCCTGACCGGCAGCGGGACCAAGGGCATTGTTGATTCCGCGCGGGAGATCCCGCTGGCGGGGTGGGGAATGGCTCTGCGACCGTCGTCGGAGGCGACGCGGGTGCGCGGGGTGTTGCGCAGTGATTCCCCCGCCGAGGGGTTGGCGTGGTGGACGGAGCGTGATTGGGGGGCGGGACGCATCGTCATGCTAACCGCCGAGCCGGAGGGCGATGTAGGAGGAAAGTGGTTACACGAGTTCGTGCGGTCCTGTGCCGCGGAAGCGGGGGTGGCGTCATGGGGGCAGCCGAGTCCGGGCACGTTGATCGCACCGCAATGTGATGCGAACGGCGAGTCGTGGTGGATCGCGATCAATTGCGACGGTCAAGGCGGCACGGTGGTGGTGCCGGATGGGCTCACGGATGCCATCACGGGTGAAGCCGTGGCGGCCGGAACTCTGACCGTGGGTCGCTACGCCTGGCGGGCCCTGAAGCGATAA
- a CDS encoding right-handed parallel beta-helix repeat-containing protein — MKPPRSLRHFTRLLLLFASGFFTSAGFAADITLTAAMLNDYHLGGGIVDFADATIGYPPNDVPNNLAPGDTIYIEAHTRKFIRIKNLTQGTAANPITITNTGGQFILEAPSPTDATSKGIGLLGVQHVILKGTPDPGNYDYGIKIASTKNGATGIKIGHNGQTGEDFVGSFDVEVTGIEIGNTGFAGIQAKCEIAAADLPEEGYIMEDIHIHHNYIHDVHGEGLYIGWTSSGHHDMGNVTINDNLIVNAGWDGIQLTTCREGGLIYNNIILGYGVNSYTAEENNIPYYWQNSGIGVSGSTLDIHHNWVQAVSEYAGAAVSVSTYGDTTVTNNVLIGGDFSSDPAEDGIYISEGSTPPMGATITIANNTVIEPERDGIHITNTVSLPVAFTNNIVAHPITGGYAVDNTGTALTATTNLYTATVAAAGFVDASSDDYHLASGSAAIDTGTDTSAAGVTDDFDTLPRPEGAAYDIGAFEREADITLTIITPDAWGTASGSGFCSAATAFNEQPTWDAANLIPVGDAASPHAGTKTAYTNRHWYMDFGADYANVRIVAMWTRYRPSSPGSFSGFDGMWWDNDNDNVNDGTTATGMNFGTAQDMPSTSEQLWVQDADFSGAPITPPSRYLLVSTGSTPTDRGNEFAFVGYIVP; from the coding sequence ATGAAACCACCCCGCTCATTACGTCACTTCACCCGACTGCTTCTCCTTTTCGCATCGGGCTTTTTTACGTCCGCCGGCTTTGCCGCCGACATCACCCTCACCGCCGCCATGCTCAATGACTACCACCTCGGTGGGGGCATCGTGGACTTCGCCGACGCCACCATCGGCTACCCGCCCAACGACGTGCCCAACAATCTCGCCCCCGGCGACACCATCTACATCGAGGCCCACACCCGGAAATTCATCCGCATCAAAAATCTCACCCAAGGCACCGCGGCCAACCCCATCACGATTACCAACACCGGTGGACAATTCATTCTCGAAGCCCCCAGCCCCACCGACGCCACCTCCAAGGGCATCGGATTGTTGGGCGTCCAGCACGTGATCCTCAAGGGCACCCCCGACCCCGGCAACTACGACTACGGCATTAAAATCGCCAGCACCAAGAACGGCGCCACCGGCATCAAGATCGGTCACAACGGCCAGACCGGCGAAGACTTTGTGGGCTCCTTCGATGTCGAGGTCACGGGCATCGAAATCGGCAACACCGGCTTTGCCGGCATCCAAGCCAAGTGCGAAATCGCCGCCGCTGATCTGCCCGAGGAAGGCTACATCATGGAGGACATCCACATCCACCACAACTACATCCACGATGTTCACGGCGAGGGTCTCTACATTGGTTGGACGTCCTCGGGGCACCACGACATGGGCAACGTCACCATCAACGACAATCTCATCGTCAACGCCGGCTGGGACGGCATTCAGCTCACCACCTGCCGCGAAGGGGGCCTGATCTACAACAACATCATCCTCGGTTACGGCGTGAACAGCTACACCGCCGAGGAAAACAACATCCCCTACTATTGGCAAAACAGCGGCATCGGGGTCAGCGGTTCCACCCTGGATATTCACCACAACTGGGTGCAGGCCGTCAGCGAGTATGCCGGGGCCGCCGTCAGCGTCTCCACCTACGGCGACACCACCGTGACCAACAACGTGCTCATCGGCGGCGACTTCAGCTCCGATCCGGCCGAGGACGGCATCTACATCTCCGAGGGCTCGACGCCGCCAATGGGCGCGACCATCACTATCGCCAACAACACCGTGATCGAACCCGAGCGCGACGGTATTCATATCACCAATACCGTTAGCCTGCCGGTGGCGTTTACCAACAACATCGTGGCCCATCCCATCACCGGCGGCTACGCCGTGGACAACACCGGCACCGCCCTCACCGCCACCACCAACCTCTACACCGCCACCGTTGCCGCCGCCGGATTCGTCGACGCGAGCTCCGACGACTATCATCTCGCCAGCGGTTCGGCCGCCATTGATACCGGCACCGACACGTCGGCCGCCGGCGTCACCGACGACTTCGACACCTTGCCCCGGCCCGAGGGCGCGGCCTACGACATCGGGGCGTTTGAACGCGAAGCGGACATCACCCTGACCATCATCACGCCCGACGCTTGGGGCACGGCCTCCGGCAGCGGCTTCTGCTCCGCCGCAACGGCCTTCAACGAACAACCCACCTGGGACGCCGCCAACCTCATCCCGGTGGGCGACGCCGCCAGCCCGCATGCCGGCACCAAGACCGCCTATACCAACCGCCACTGGTATATGGATTTCGGGGCCGACTACGCCAACGTGCGCATCGTGGCCATGTGGACCCGCTACCGCCCCTCCAGCCCCGGCAGCTTCAGTGGCTTCGACGGCATGTGGTGGGACAATGACAACGACAACGTCAACGACGGCACCACCGCCACCGGCATGAACTTCGGCACCGCCCAGGACATGCCCAGCACCAGCGAGCAATTGTGGGTGCAGGACGCCGATTTTTCCGGCGCCCCGATCACCCCACCCAGTCGCTACCTCCTGGTCAGCACGGGATCGACACCCACTGATCGCGGCAACGAGTTCGCCTTTGTCGGCTACATCGTGCCCTGA